One part of the Symphalangus syndactylus isolate Jambi chromosome 1, NHGRI_mSymSyn1-v2.1_pri, whole genome shotgun sequence genome encodes these proteins:
- the LOC129461914 gene encoding small ribosomal subunit protein eS4, X isoform-like → MTATPKHWMLHKLTSVFAPCLSTSVRKLRECLPFIIFLRNRLKYALTGDEVKICMQWFIKIDGKVRTDITYPAGFMDVISIGKAGGKGCFAVHHITPEEAKYKWCKVRKIFVDTKGTPHLGTHDACTICYPDPLIKVNDSIQIDLETGKITDFIKFDTGNLCMVTGGANLGRIGVITNRERHPGSFDVVHVKDASGNSFATRLFNIFVIGKGNKPWISLP, encoded by the coding sequence ATGACAGCAACTCCAAAACATTGGATGCTGCATAAATTGACCAGTGTGTTTGCTCCTTGTCTATCCACCAGTGTCCGCAAGTTGAGAGAGTGTCTCCCCTTCATCATTTTCCTAAGGAACAGACTTAAGTATGCCCTGACAGGAGATGAAGTAAAGATTTGCATGCAGTGGTTCATTAAGATTGATGGCAAGGTCCGAACTGACATAACCTACCCTGCTGGATTCATGGATGTCATCAGCATTGGCAAGGCAGGAGGCAAGGGTTGCTTTGCTGTACATCATATTACACCTGAGGAGGCCAAGTACAAGTGGTGCAAAGTGAGAAAAATCTTTGTGGACACCAAAGGAACCCCTCATCTGGGGACTCATGATGCTTGCACCATCTGCTACCCTGATCCCCTCATCAAGGTGAATGATAGCATTCAGATTGATTTGGAGACTGGCAAGATTACTGATTTCATCAAGTTCGACACTGGTAACCTGTGTATGGTGACTGGAGGTGCTAACCTGGGAAGAATTGGTGTGATCACCAACAGAGAGAGGCACCCTGGATCTTTTGACGTGGTTCATGTGAAAGATGCCAGTGGCAACAGCTTTGCCACTCGacttttcaacatttttgttATTGGCAAGGGCAACAAACCATGGATTTCTCTTCCCTGA
- the SERPING1 gene encoding plasma protease C1 inhibitor isoform X3, with translation MGAGLGRGGGPWAPRLGAGSDAGWLRRSADVAAQMASRLTLLTLLLLLLAGDRASSNPDATSSSSRDPESLRDRGEEKIATTDVSKMLFVEPVLEVSSLPTTNSTTNSATKITANTTDEPTTQPTIQPTQPTTQLPTDSPTQPTTGPFCPGPVTLCSDLESHSTEAMLGDALVDFSLKLYHAFSAMKKVETNMAFSPFSIASLLTQVLLGAGENTKTNLESVLSYPKDFTCVHQALKGFTTKGVTSVSQIFHSPDLAIRDTFVNASRTLYSSSPRVLSNNSDANLELINTWVAKNTNNKISRLLDSLPSDTRLVLLNAIYLSAKWKTTFDPKKTSMEPFHFKNSVIKVPMMNSKKYPVAHFIDQTLKAKPWPRQTLYILGWKQDSEVSSCISTTLNGKM, from the exons ATGGGGGCGGGCCTCGGGCGGGGTGGGGGCCCTTGGGCTCCCAGGCTCGGAGCTGGCTCCGATGCTGGCTGGCTCCGCAGGTCTGCTGACGTCGCCGCCCAGATGGCCTCCAGGCTGACCCTGCTgaccctcctgctgctgctgctggctggg GATAGAGCCTCCTCAAATCCAGATGCTACCAGCTCCAGCTCCCGGGATCCAGAGAGTTTGCGAGACAGAGGCGAAGAGAAGATCGCAACGACAGATGTCTCCAAGATGCTATTCGTTGAACCCGTCCTGGAGGTTTCCAGCTTGCCGACAACCAACTCAACAACCAATTCAGCCACCAAAATAACAGCTAATACCACTGATGAACCCACCACACAACCCACCATCCAACCCACCCAACCAACTACCCAGCTCCCCACAGATTCTCCTACCCAGCCCACTACTGGGCCCTTCTGCCCAGGACCTGTTACTCTCTGCTCTGACTTGGAGAGTCATTCAACAGAGGCCATGTTGGGGGATGCTTTAGTAGATTTCTCCCTGAAGCTCTACCATGCCTTCTCAGCAATGAAGAAGGTGGAGACCAACATggccttttccccattcagcatTGCCAGCCTCCTCACCCAGGTCCTGCTCG GGGCTGGAGAGAACACCAAAACAAACCTGGAGAGCGTCCTCTCCTACCCCAAGGACTTCACCTGTGTCCACCAGGCCCTGAAGGGCTTCACGACCAAAGGTGTCACTTCAGTCTCTCAGATCTTCCACAGCCCAG ACCTGGCCATAAGGGACACCTTTGTGAATGCCTCTCGGACCCTGTACAGCAGCAGCCCCAGAGTCCTGAGCAACAACAGTGATGCCAACCTGGAGCTCATCAACACCTGGGTGGCCAAGAACACCAACAACAAGATAAGCCGGCTGCTAGACAGCCTGCCCTCCGATACCCGCCTTGTCCTCCTGAATGCTATCTACCTGAGTG CCAAGTGGAAGACAACATTTGATCCCAAGAAAACCAGTATGGAACCCTTTCACTTCAAAAACTCAGTTATAAAAGTGCCCATGATGAATAGCAAGAAGTACCCTGTGGCCCATTTCATTGACCAAACTTTGAAAGCCAAG CCTTGGCCAAGGCAGACATTGTATATTTTAGGCTGGAAACAGGATTCTGAAGTTTCTTCATGCATCTCTACTACATTGAATGGCAAAAT